The genomic stretch ACGGTGTCGCGTTTACGGACACGCTCGCCTCGCAGCGCATTCAAGCAGATGTTCCGGGCAATGCGGAACAACAGCGGCTGGAAGCGGGTGACCGTCCCTTGTTTGGACCGCAATTCGAAGATCTTCGTCCAGGCTTCCTGGAACGCGTCTTCGGCTACCCGGTGGTCCGGGCACATCTTCATGCAGTAGTGGAGCAGGGGCGCTTCGTATCTGGCGTAGAGATCGAGGAACGCACGATCGTCGCCCGCAATGAACGCCGAAATGCGCTCGAGATCTCGGCGCTCTTCTTCGCTCTGCTCCGCCGAGATCGCATCGGGTGCGTCCGGTAATGCTGCAGGGATGGTCTGTACGTGCTTTGACATAGAGTTTCGTCTACTTAGAAGACACCTGACCCTTCAATTGGTTACAAAATATTTGTGTGAAAGTTGTGGGTAATCCCCAGTCCCTAAGTCCGAATCCGCGAAGATGTACCGTTAACCCATTACATATCAACGTCCTAATTGTGCACTCCCGCACCGTCTCCCCCATACACAAGAGCCGGCAAACGCCGGCTCTTGGTAACGATTCATCTCTCCAGTGTGTCATTCCGACCAACGGGAGGAATCCGTGACGATACCGCTCTTTCAGTCGCGTGGATGCCCGTAAGTCGGCCCCAACCCCAGATTCCCCGCTCCGCTCGGAATGACAAGTGGAATGGAGTACAAATATACGGAATTATGTCCTTTTTAGCAACATGCTAACTCCTTATTTTTGGAAATTTAACATTACGGGCACCTATCTCCTAAAAATAAGTGTGAATCACCTATTGCATACTATGAAAAATCTTTATATATTTGCAAACCCTACGATATTGTCCGACATTTGCCGATGCCGCTACTCTATCTGGTCAGGAAAGCTGGTTTCTATCAACGCATTTCCATTAGAGAAACTGATACTATGAAAACAACGAACCCGAACCATCGTGTGGGGCGCCCACAAGACACACACACAACTTAAGCCGAGCGATGTTCTTGCATCTCATTGGCGCACTCTTTGCGATGTCCCTGCGGCCGGCACCTTCGGCTGCACAGCCGTGGTCGTACACGTCAACACCAACCGAGTACCAGAATACCGTGCAGTACGAGGTTGATGACGATGCGGCGTT from Bacteroidota bacterium encodes the following:
- a CDS encoding sigma-70 family RNA polymerase sigma factor — protein: MSKHVQTIPAALPDAPDAISAEQSEEERRDLERISAFIAGDDRAFLDLYARYEAPLLHYCMKMCPDHRVAEDAFQEAWTKIFELRSKQGTVTRFQPLLFRIARNICLNALRGERVRKRDTVNADSVEIGAPPEHLHEDEELRALLSRALGKLPVEWREVFVLHEYCNFTYDEIATMLGRTLTNVKTTAFRSRVRLRQLVASWLGLGEHDEHPHLPSSLLKRPL